A single window of Colletes latitarsis isolate SP2378_abdomen chromosome 4, iyColLati1, whole genome shotgun sequence DNA harbors:
- the LOC143341457 gene encoding solute carrier family 41 member 1-like: MIEDQVHQHPVRLPPDKHAHVDVPGVKFENDQSREPLLSEKQSSTRITPAETRSPAGKTVTSTSSATDITMVTDPNMCMDSNVNIVIVTTVAVDAANKSLDEDYMEVPIFEEGTTDSGRLPDVVAESKLYGVTEEEPIESYLAITIQVFIPFLIAGLGMVGAGLVLDLVQHWVVFEKVSELIILVPALLGLKGNLEMTLASRLSTQANLGNMDTPKQQWYMIVGNLVLIQCQAIVVGFLGSLVAIVMGAFRNGTISLDHSYLLCASSLVTASLASFVLGLITAGVIVFSRHCHINPDNVATPIAASLGDITSLALLSWISTILYESINKQDWVAPLVIACYILVTPLWVWIAKRNKYTNGVLYFGWTPVMIAMLISSCGGLILEFMVSRFENLTVFQPVINGVGGNLVAVQASRISTALHKQAELGTLLIPPGHTHPVIFITPIANFFGKGIHARTTRVLMAMVIPGHIIFIYLINYMKDGETSLTPLFVFVYLCAAMLQVAALLYIAYIMIHWMWKRKIDPDNSAIPYLTSMGDLLGISLLAIAFQFLYLVGDQDSDRPIAP, from the exons TGATCAATCCAGGGAACCTCTGCTCTCCGAAAAGCAAAGTTCCACCAGGATAACACCTGCGGAGACCCGTTCACCGGCCGGGAAGACGGTTACGAGCACATCCTCGGCCACGGACATAACCATGGTCACGGATCCGAACATGTGCATGGACAGCAACGTTAACATTGTTATCGTGACCACCGTCGCGGTGGACGCCGCCAACAAGTCCCTGGACGAGGATTACATGGAGGTGCCCATCTTCGAGGAGGGAACCACCGACAGCGGTCGTCTCCCCGACGTTGTCGCCGAGAGCAAACTTTACGGCGTCACCGAGGAGGAACCGATCGAGTCCTACCTGGCGATCACCATTCAAGTTTTCATACCGTTTCTCATCGCTGGCCTTGGCATGGTGGgggctggattagttctggattTGGTGCAA CACTGGGTCGTTTTCGAAAAAGTGAGCGAGCTGATCATTTTGGTGCCGGCACTGTTGGGTCTGAAAGGCAATTTGGAGATGACTTTGGCATCGCGACTCTCTACCCAAGCGAACCTAGGAAACATGGACACGCCGAAACAACAATGGTACATGATCGTTGGAAACCTAGTATTGATTCAG TGCCAGGCGATAGTGGTTGGATTTCTGGGCTCCCTGGTGGCGATCGTAATGGGGGCGTTTCGAAACGGTACCATATCGTTGGATCACTCTTACCTGTTGTGCGCAAGCAGCCTGGTCACAGCGTCCCTGGCGTCGTTCGTCCTCGGGCTGATAACCGCGGGAGTGATCGTTTTCTCACGGCATTGCCACATAAATCCAGACAACGTCGCGACGCCGATAGCCGCCAGCCTCGGCGACATCACCTCCTTGGCTTTGCTCTCTTGGATCTCCACGATTCTCTACGAGTCGATAAACAAGCAAGATTGGGTCGCCCCGCTCGTGATCGCCTGTTACATCCTGGTTACGCCGCTCTGGGTATGGATCGCCAAGAGGAACAAGTACACCAACGGCGTCCTCTACTTCGGATGGACCCCCGTCATGATCGCTATGTTGATAAGCAG TTGCGGCGGTCTGATATTGGAATTCATGGTATCACGGTTCGAGAACTTGACCGTTTTCCAACCGGTGATCAACGGCGTCGGTGGCAACCTAGTAGCTGTCCAAGCGAGTAGAATATCGACGGCTCTTCACAAACAAGCAGAACTGGGAACGCTTCTGATACCACCGGGTCACACGCACCCCGTGATCTTCATCACTCCTATCGCTAATTTTTTCGGCAAAG GTATACACGCGAGGACCACCAGAGTTCTAATGGCGATGGTCATACCGGGGCACATAATTTTCATTTACCTGATCAATTACATGAAGGATGGCGAGACCTCGCTGACGCCTCTGTTCGTCTTCGTTTATTTATGCGCCGCCATGTTGCAAGTCGCCGCTCTTCTCTACATCGCCTACATAATGATACATTGGATGTGGAAGCGAAAAATCGATCCCGACAATTCAGCGATACCGTATCTGACGTCGATGGGCGATCTACTCGGTATCAGTTTGCTCGCGATCGCCTTTCAGTTTCTTTATTTGGTCGGGGATCAAGACTCCGACCGACCGATCGCCCCGTGA
- the LOC143341456 gene encoding uncharacterized protein LOC143341456, with protein sequence MLPSTGYFKTISCPFYENGTCDRPYCHFKHSKREDVGVTTETTGTLESRTTGQVQEPKSTLVQSDSDVLQQLVTEAVKKVLANQEVANTDKFSCQNVVSQVVEGLKPSLTPGASATLDIVTANTVEKRTDVPTPINKPVPCVYNPTPIAELKKRHIPIISYMPTRESRVAVKRKSSPDGIKPWLSAGGESADPQATEAKYKPTTIVNSNSRDATQSYVPTCKSDTVSSNSYEDGNSSDYLFKLREPYYPKVKKRREEYVPKKVKAPLKTVKSISELALDGFASEFDIVNEVTTDAKPTSNVQSIEEPRDSSLDLEAKFSDDEEDDVDIQDNTEDYSHDVNKINGDLIDDASTEPSEFFHDIMDNDSSNDTQDTRVLSPKANTNDERSSKENRDGKVSTDSCHIPTQEKSATKETSKSERHEKEKTAEVDTQKAVDKNTKEHKSRSKSKSKDQKSHDTSHKRNKDSRVSSEKSRSTSDSKSKDKSRTRHESKDSKSKKHKDKSKDINQEKHRDKERHKERNGSKHKSKRDRRDSRESERHRERNSKSSESSKRPERSKKRSVDSKRSKSDRKSDDKTMERLRVHIENRDERNSTDRSMSPLESFRSNMDDAGDENDDCFISFINNDMDDIVSIASDSDHDVQEECLKIFQEYQVSERSKSTVSTRESSSVPEKEQSEDIRRKRVAHPSAATCVSRQVVRQELKKAANPQLKMYERWRLMRDTIAEKAAPASSSVPKDVRRNHIEATTAVAHNNEIKLNGNGRVRIAHVPYAKSLAIEKKKMTENVGKSTETKAMDNYKTAAQTAKSGVRVAHVPQAVPQLIRPEPLQVTTQKFPLNVRQYYVNMMQDVCVQIYTNSEDAAQRALKEEFACHERCKALAVYKNSCMLATHRLRKEADQSVSIEGSASLTVPSNNMVSHEAVLAGKAKGSWSVLKTKKSVTQFRGVMLYSMLKKWIMTEQQLRDNGFPRSHPDSQKGRAKIYVINSRNQNVLSKVPNERICSRCGQTYMINKQGFAVRSQNCIYHWGRKFTIRGEGKYSCCQQYGSATGCCDAKTHVWEYTDYENLRGYVKTLPKDMLPEEQGVYALDCEMSYTTQGLELTRVTVIDEDCNVVYETLVKPQNPIIDYNTRFSGITEECMKDVTTTLLDVQASLLTMFSEKTILVGHSLESDFKALKLLHDTVVDTSVMFPHKNGYPQKRALKNLCSEYLRKIIQNDVGGHDSKEDAVACMELILWKAKEEAKLQ encoded by the exons ATGTTGCCTTCGACTGGTTACTTCAAAACTATCAGTTGCCCGTTTTACGAAAACGGAACTTGCGACAGACCCTACTGTCATTTCAAGCACTCGAAGCGAG AAGATGTCGGGGTTACGACGGAAACGACCGGGACGCTGGAGAGCCGTACGACGGGCCAGGTTCAAGAACCAAAATCTACATTGGTCCAATCCGATTCAGATGTTTTACAACAGTTAGTAACAGAGGCTGTCAAGAAGGTTCTAGCTAACCAAGAAGTTGCTAATACAGATAAATTTTCGTGTCAGAACGTTGTTTCTCAGGTAGTGGAAGGACTGAAGCCATCTTTGACTCCCGGAGCATCTGCTACATTAGACATAGTTACAGCTAATACAGTAGAAAAAAGAACAGACGTACCAACGCCGATTAATAAACCTGTTCCATGCGTTTATAATCCTACACCGATCGCAGAACTGAAGAAACGTCACATACCAATAATATCCTATATGCCAACCAGGGAAAGTAGAGTAGCCGTGAAACGTAAAAGTTCTCCGGATGGAATTAAGCCTTGGCTAAGCGCGGGTGGCGAATCGGCCGATCCTCAAGCTACCGAAGCTAAATATAAACCTACCACAATAGTCAATTCCAATTCGCGGGACGCTACGCAAAGTTATGTACCTACTTGTAAGTCtgacactgtttcgtcgaattcGTACGAAGATGGTAATTCGAGCGATTACCTGTTTAAACTCAGGGAGCCATATTATCCAAAGGTTAAGAAGCGGAGGGAAGAGTACGTACCGAAGAAAGTAAAGGCTCCATTAAAGACCGTTAAGAGTATAAGCGAATTGGCATTAGATGGATTTGCGTCAGAATTCGATATAGTAAACGAGGTAACGACCGACGCCAAGCCTACTTCTAACGTACAATCTATCGAGGAGCCTCGAGATTCTTCTTTAGATTTAGAAGCGAAATTCTCGGACGATGAAGAAGACGACGTTGATATTCAAGATAATACCGAAGATTATAGTCATGATGTAAATAAGATCAATGGTGATCTCATCGACGACGCGTCTACGGAACCAAGCGAATTCTTCCATGATATTATGGACAATGACTCCTCGAACGATACGCAAGATACACGCGTTCTTTCCCCAAAAGCAAATACTAATGACGAACGTAGCAGTAAAGAAAACCGCGATGGGAAGGTATCGACGGATAGTTGCCACATCCCGACGCAAGAGAAATCCGCGACTAAAGAAACTTCGAAATCCGAACGACACGAGAAGGAAAAGACGGCGGAAGTGGACACACAGAAAGCGGTTGATAAAAATACAAAGGAACACAAAAGTAGAAGCAAGAGCAAAAGCAAAGATCAGAAGAGTCACGACACTTCTCATAAACGAAACAAGGACAGTCGTGTTTCGAGCGAGAAATCGCGTTCTACGTCTGATAGTAAGAGCAAAGACAAAAGTCGTACCAGGCACGAAAGTAAGGATTCGAAAAGTAAGAAGCATAAGGATAAAAGTAAAGATATAAATCAAGAGAAGCATCGGGACAAAGAGAGGCATAAAGAGAGGAATGGAAGCAAACACAAAAGTAAACGAGATAGGAGGGATTCTCGCGAATCGGAAAGGCATCGCGAACGCAATTCCAAGTCTTCCGAGAGTTCAAAAAGGCCGGAACGTAGTAAGAAAAGAAGCGTCGATAGCAAGCGTTCAAAGTCGGATCGTAAATCCGACGATAAAACGATGGAACGATTACGTGTACATATAGAGAATAGAGATGAAAGAAATTCGACCGACAGGTCCATGAGTCCTTTGGAAAGCTTTCGGTCGAATATGGACGATGCTGGCGACGAGAACGATGACTGCTTTATTAGTTTCATCAATAATGATATGGATGATATAGTTTCGATCgcgtctgattcggatcacgatgTACAAGAGGAGTGCTTGAAGATATTTCAG GAATATCAAGTGTCGGAACGTTCAAAGAGTACAGTATCAACGAGAGAATCGTCGTCGGTGCCTGAGAAAGAACAAAGCGAAGACATTCGTAGAAAAAGAGTAGCGCATCCATCGGCGGCTACGTGCGTTAGCAGACAGGTCGTTCGCCAGGAATTGAAGAAAGCGGCGAATCCGCAATTGAAAATGTATGAAAGGTGGCGTCTGATGAGAGACACTATTGCGGAAAAGGCAGCTCCAGCGAGTAGTAGTGTTCCCAAGGATGTGCGTCGAAATCACATTGAGGCAACAACAGCAGTAGCGCACAAtaacgaaataaaattaaatggaaACG GTCGCGTCAGAATTGCTCATGTGCCGTATGCGAAGTCTCTGGCGATAGAGAAGAAAAAGATGACGGAGAACGTAGGGAAATCGACGGAAACGAAAGCAATGGATAATTATAAAACAGCGGCGCAAACCGCGAAGAGCGGTGTACGCGTTGCCCATGTGCCTCAAGCC GTTCCACAGTTGATACGACCCGAGCCATTGCAAGTGACCACGCAGAAGTTTCCTCTAAACGTTCGTCAGTATTACGTGAACATGATGCAGGACGTGTGTGTACAAATTTACACGAACAGCGAGGATGCGGCGCAGCGTGCGCTGAAAGAAGAATTCGCTTGCCACGAGAGGTGCAAAGCATTGGCGGTCTATAAAAATTCGTGCATGCTTGCTACGCATAGGCTGAGGAAAGAAGCTGATCAAAGTGTATCGATAGAAGGTAGTGCGTCGTTAACAGTACCGAGCAACAATATGGtgtcccacgaggcggtactaGCTGGGAAAGCAAAAGGTTCTTGGAGCGTTCTTAAAACGAAGAAATCTGTCACGCAGTTCAGAGGAGTCATGCTTTATAGCATGTTGAAAAAATGGATAATGACGGAACAACAACTTCGAGATAACGGATTTCCACGTTCGCACCCGGACAGTCAAAAG ggccgTGCAAAGATTTACGTAATAAATTCACGGAATCAAAATGTCCTGTCGAAAGTGCCTAACGAAAGAATCTGCAGTCGTTGTGGTCAAACTTACATGATAAACAAACAAGGATTCGCGGTACGATCGCAGAATTGTATATATCATTGGGGAAGAAAATTCACGATCAGAGGAGAGGGAAAATATAGTTGTTGTCAACAATATGGTTCCGCGACCGGATGTTGCGACGCGAAGACGCACGTTTGGGAATACACCGACTATGAGAATCTTCGTGGTTATGTGAAAACTTTGCCGAAAG ACATGCTACCCGAGGAACAGGGAGTTTACGCGCTCGATTGCGAAATGAGTTATACCACGCAAGGCTTAGAACTAACCAGGGTAACAGTTATCGACGAAGATTGCAACGTAGTGTACGAGACGTTGGTTAAACCGCAAAATCCAATAATCGATTATAATACAAG GTTTTCTGGAATCACGGAAGAATGTATGAAGGACGTGACGACAACGTTGCTAGATGTTCAAGCGTCGCTCCTTACAATGTTTTCGGAAAAAACAATATTGGTGGGTCATAGTCTTGAAAGCGATTTCAAAGCACTGAAACTTCTGCACGACACCGTAGTCGACACGAGCGTAATGTTTCCGCACAAGAACGGATATCCGCAAAAGCGGGCGCTGAAGAACCTTTGTTCCGAGTATCTGAGGAAGATCATACAGAACGATG TCGGCGGACACGACAGCAAAGAGGACGCCGTTGCCTGTATGGAATTGATTCTATGGAAAGCAAAGGAGGAAGCGAAGTTACAGTGA
- the LOC143341166 gene encoding LOW QUALITY PROTEIN: FYVE, RhoGEF and PH domain-containing protein 4 (The sequence of the model RefSeq protein was modified relative to this genomic sequence to represent the inferred CDS: deleted 2 bases in 1 codon), whose protein sequence is MQGGQSIDLSLWAVRLFLKFNNKIRYKKANIFFKMFGSKTQTSNSTFYTKLEVNVEDNESEILSTTECKDKNSIDTTCGNSDTTVDGKEPEGYNGHSFRRIATFGGFSRFRPFVMSTGNTTDSVDISENEENSTKVPFVCVAHSVLEYRSSRYLAAERNSRRYAEDSYTISESESEEEFEGTKSSETDSAIVADHVDSAFEIKSNSSVHCSNSKKKKARQVVEELLFTEKNYVNILRLIDQVFQFRVDQENRAHPMFPPETVQHMFSNIKSIYKFHNDFLLPQLQERIQNWESDPRIGDIMKNFAPFLKMYTEYVKNFDYAMNLIQTLQVKVARFAAIINDIQKLDECAKLSLSHHMLSPIQRLPRYELLLKDYLKNLAKGNADYEDAKKALELVSTAANHTNDAMKKIDKFKKLLEIQESIYDTTDLVSATRELVKEGRIVKISARSGDHQERHLFLFSDLLLLCSIRLIPGPLYRLRARFMVENLQVMEGDNLETANTFYIRDEDKSVELYTHSAEEKATWLDALCDTMQEIMRRKASLKTVNVKTLDVKTEDVTKCMMCDVIFSVMKRKHKCRACGIVICGKCSNQKLLFEDNKNMRVCRLCYATLTQPLSKSSSSSSPSGPVPSLLQISASASSVISGYLMLKTQPSKPWIRRWFALRVDFVLYTFKSESESMALTATPMPGFIVTDGIQLPDEDPLSSKDRPKAIKMHHSRKSYYLQASSEEDKLKWFHALHLATKAELPSLETVENEDAQNCQLIVEGR, encoded by the exons ATGCAAGGAGGCCAATCGATAGATCTTTCATTGTGGGCAGTGAGACTGTTCTTAAAATTCAATAATAAGATCAGATACAAGAAGGCAAACATCTTT TTTAAGATGTTTGGTTCAAAGACACAAACGTCTAATAGCACCTTTTATACCAAATTAGAAGTTAATGTAGAAGACAATGAATCTGAAATCTTAAGTACAACAGAATGTAAAGATAAAAATTCCATAGACACTACATGTGGTAATTCTGATACAACAGTAGATGGTAAAGAGCCAGAAGGGTACAATGGGCATTCGTTTCGCAGAATTGCCACCTTTGGTGGTTTCTCGCGATTTCGGCCATTTGTAATGTCTACTGGAAATACAACAGATAGTGTTGATATCAGTGAGAATGAGGAAAATTCTACAAAAGTGCCATTCGTTTGTGTGGCACATAGTGTACTAGAGTATAGAAGTAGTAG ATATTTAGCTGCCGAGAGGAACTCCCGCCGATACGCTGAAGATTCGTACACGATAAGCGAATCGGAGAGTGAAGAAGAGTTCGAGGGCACGAAATCGTCGGAGACGGATTCTGCGATAGTCGCGGATCATGTTGATTCGGCGTTCGAAATAAAATCGAATAGTAGCGTACATTGTTCGAATTCTAAAAAGAAAAAGGCACGTCAAGTTGTCGAAGAATTGTTGTTTACGGAAAAGAATTACGTTAATATTCTAAGATTGATCGACCAAGTATTCCAATTTAGAGTCGATCAAGAGAACAGAGCGCATCCAATGTTCCCTCCAGAAACAGTACAACACATGTTTTCTAATATCAAATCGATTTACAAATTTCACAACGACTTCCTATTGCCCCAGCTACAAGAGAGAATACAAAACTGGGAATCGGATCCCAGAATCGGAGATATTATGAAGAATTTCGCTCCGTTTTTGAAGATGTATACAGAATATGTAAAGAACTTTGATTACGCCATGAATTTAATACAAACGCTGCAAGTTAAAGTCGCCAGATTCGCTGCAATTATTAACGACATTCAAAAATTGGACGAGTGTGCCAAATTATCTTTGTCTCATCATATGTTGAGCCCTATACAAAGATTACCAAGGTACGAGCTTCTTCTGAAAGATTACCTGAAAAACCTCGCGAAAGGAAATGCTGATTACGAGGACGCTAAAA AGGCATTGGAATTAGTATCTACTGCTGCTAATCACACGAACGACGCAATGAAGAAAATCGACAAGTTCAAAAAGCTTCTTGAAATACAAGAGAGCATATACGATACAACGGATCTAGTCAGTGCTACGCGGGAACTTGTAAAAGAGGGTCGTATTGTTAAGATTTCAGCGAGGAGCGGCGATCATCAGGAGAGGCACTTGTTTTTG TTTAGCGATTTATTATTACTTTGTTCGATAAGACTGATACCTGGACCATTGTACCGATTGAGAGCGAGATTCATGGTCGAAAATTTGCAAGTAATGGAGGGCGACAATTTAGAAACAGCGAACACTTTTTATATTAGAGACGAAGATAAGAGCGTTGAACTATACACGCATTCGGCCGAGGAGAAGGCAACGTGGCTCGATGCACTTTGCGACACGATGCAAGAGATTATGAGAAGAAAAGCAAGCCTGAAAACTGTAAATGTTAAAACGCTCGATGTAAAAACGGAAGACGTAACCAAGTGCATGATGTGCGATGTAATATTTTCCGTAATGAAGAGAAAACACAAGTGCAGGGCTTGTGGAATA GTAATTTGTGGTAAATGTTCAAATCAAAAGTTATTGTTCGAAGATAATAAAAACATGAGAGTTTGTCGTCTATGTTACGCTACGTTAACGCAACCGCTTTCCAAATCATCGTCCTCGTCGTCTCCGTCCGGACCGGTACCAAGTTTGTTACAAATTTCGGCAAGTGCATCCTCCGTTATATCCGGATATCTTATGTTAAAGACTCAGCCAAGTAAACCTTGGATACGTCGATGGTTCGCGTTGCGCGTCGATTTCGTCTTATACACTTTTAAAtctgaatccgaaagtatggcttTGACAGCAACTCCTATGCCTGGTTTTATCGTTACGGATGGTATTCAATTACCCGACGAGGATCCCTTAAGTTCTAAAGATAGACCCAAGGCCATTAAGATGCATCATTCCAGGAAAAGTTATTATTTACAAGCATCGTCGGAAGAAGATAAGCTGAA ATGGTTCCACGCTCTACATTTAGCTACTAAAGCGGAACTACCGTCGTTAGAAACAGTGGAGAACGAAGACGCACAAAACTGCCAATTGATCGTTGAGggccgataa